One Setaria viridis chromosome 5, Setaria_viridis_v4.0, whole genome shotgun sequence genomic region harbors:
- the LOC117856089 gene encoding protein root UVB sensitive 5 isoform X2, translating to MSLSRYPSHPPSDLSTGPLVAPVRRSMLSAPAAGGPFRGGALTRRLRPRSSLASPPASSGGEPEKERLLLVERYRDGVTKRYMSDGNSKLQIRSEKHESPVNAVEDENADSLIPQVIRDFVLPAGFPGSVTVDYLEYMLLQFPTNVTGWICNVLVTSSLLKAVGVGSFTGTSAAASAAAIRWVSKDGIGAFGRLLIGGRFGTLFDDDPKKWRMYADFIGSAGSIFELMTPLYPGYFLPLASLGNLAKAVARGFKDPSFRVIQNHFAQSGNLGEVAAKEEVWEVGAQLLGLSIGVLIMDTAGVKSSYLTLTSTWLIIRLLHLWLRYQSLSVLKFRTINLKRGRILVRSHVAQHTVPGYVVCNEEENILTWERFLHPQIFFGVPMERMLGGKGSSDKVNRLLKLYKNEKYVLFVEQFGSREPTFLVAFKEAANSMSVLRSLWQAHWLQKNWKNQDEIFSWLEDSILALEHGFTDFLEQMERAGWDQNQIILKVPKEPVLVLQHLDQEV from the exons ATGAGCCTATCCAGGTATCCGTCCCATCCACCCTCAGACCTCAGTACAGGCCCTCTCGTGGCGCCCGTACGCCGGAGCATGCTCTCCGCACCCGCCGCCGGTGGGCCCTTCCGCGGAGGAGCTCTCACCAGGAGGCTCCGTCCGCGTTCCAGCctggcgtcgccgccggcctccagcggcggcgagccTGA AAAGGAGAGACTTTTGCTTGTGGAgaggtaccgggacggcgtcaCCAAGAG GTATATGTCGGATGGCAATTCTAAGCTACAAATTCGTTCGGAGAAGCATGAATCTCCGGTGAATGCAGTGGAAGATGAGAATGCAGATTCTTTGATCCCCCAGGTTATTAGGGACTTTGTACTTCCAGCAGGGTTTCCAG GGTCTGTTACGGTGGACTACCTGGAGTACATGCTATTGCAGTTCCCAACAAATGTGACAGGATGGATCTGTAATGTACTGGTTACATCAAGTCTTCTGAAG GCTGTAGGTGTGGGGTCCTTTACAGGAACTTCAGCAGCTGCATCTGCTGCTGCTATCAG ATGGGTATCAAAGGATGGCATAGGAGCCTTTGGGCGTCTTCTCATTG GTGGACGCTTTGGAACACTTTTTGATGATGACCCAAAGAAGTGGCGGATGTATGCCGATTTCATTGGAAGTGCTGGAAG CATCTTTGAGCTCATGACTCCGCTCTATCCAGGTTACTTCCTCCCACTTGCATCATTGGGGAATCTTGCGAAG GCCGTAGCAAGAGGATTTAAAGATCCTTCCTTTCGTGTGATCCAAAATCACTTTGCACAATCTGGAAATTTAGGAGAGGTTGCTGCAAAG GAGGAAGTATGGGAAGTAGGAGCTCAGCTGTTAGGCCTTTCGATCGGTGTACTTATTATG GATACAGCAGGTGTAAAGTCATCATACTTAACTCTTACTTCAACATGGCTGATTATTCGTCTTCTACATCTTTGGCTGCGCTATCAGTCCCTATCAGTTCTCAAGTTCCGCACA ATAAACCTAAAACGTGGTCGGATTCTTGTGAGATCACATGTTGCACAACATACAGTTCCTG GTTATGTTGTTTGCAATGAGGAAGAAAACATTTTAACATGGGAGAGATTCTTGCATCCACAAATTTTTTTTGGTGTGCCCATGGAAAGAATGCTTGGTGGCAAGGGATCCAGTGACAAG GTGAATAGACTATTGAAGTTGTACAAGAATGAGAAGTATGTTCTCTTTGTTGAGCAGTTTGGATCAAGAGAGCCAACATTTCTTGTTGCATTCAAG GAGGCGGCAAACAGCATGTCTGTCCTGAGAAGCCTCTGGCAGGCACATTGGCttcaaaaaaattggaaaaaccAGGATGAGATTTTCTCTTGGCTAGAGGATAGCATTCTAGCATTGGAGCATGGATTTACTGACTTCCTCGAGCAAATGGAAAGAGCTGGCTGGGATCAGAACCAAATCATTCTGAAAGTGCCAAAAGAACCTGTCTTGGTATTGCAACACCTGGACCAAGAGGTTTAA
- the LOC117856090 gene encoding protein SGT1 homolog — MNKLKLARLQVEYTRTRVPIVHEPNRGRLQATSKRRRGHEPTTATNNISANTRSIESYLDQASPTSPPHPAPMAATTPSELEHKAKEAFFDDDFALAAALYTQAIAAGAPAAALYADRAQAYIKMGDFAAAAADAARAAELDPAMPRAHLRRAHACVKLEQYDAARAAVEAGAALAPNDARFAQLMKEIDSKAPKPMETDASPAAAATPVPATAPAEKPKYRHDYYNSAAEVVVTVFAKGVAPEHVAVEFGEQLLSVSVEVPGEVPYHLQPRLFGKIIPDKCRFAVLSTKIEVRLAKAEPGTTWTSLEFIDKPRFIAAAPPSGSSPAAAGGARRPSYPSSKGRKDWDKIEAEVKKAEKEEKLDGDAAANRFFQDIFSNADEDMRRAMTKSFQESNGTVLSTNWKDVGSKKIEPSPPEGMDLRKWEY, encoded by the coding sequence ATGAATAAGCTGAAGTTGGCAAGACTTCAAGTCGAATATACCCGGACTCGTGTTCCTATCGTGCACGAACCAAACCGTGGGCGCCTGCAGGCTACAAGTAAGCGACGTCGTGGTCACGAACCCACCACAGCGACCAACAATATCTCGGCAAACACGCGATCCATCGAATCCTACCTCGATCAAGCCTCGCCGACttcgccgccgcaccccgcaCCCATGGCGGCGACGACACCCTCCGAGCTGGAGCACAAGGCGAAGGAGGCCTTCTTCGACGACGActtcgccctcgccgccgcgctctacACGCAGGCCATCGCTGCGggggcccccgccgccgcgctctacGCCGATCGCGCCCAGGCCTACATCAAGATGGGAGAtttcgccgcggccgccgcggacgccgcccgcgccgccgagctcgaCCCCGCCATGCCCCGGGCGCACCTCCGCAGGGCCCACGCCTGCGTCAAGCTGGAGCAGTACGACGCCGCCCGGGCCGCCGTcgaggccggcgccgccctGGCCCCCAACGACGCGCGGTTCGCCCAGCTGATGAAGGAGATCGACTCCAAGGCGCCCAAGCCGATGGAGACCGATGCgagccccgctgccgccgccacgcccgtgCCCGCCACCGCTCCTGCTGAAAAGCCCAAGTACAGGCACGACTACTACAACAGCGCGGCGGAGGTTGTGGTGACCGTTTTCGCCAAGGGCGTGGCCCCCGAGCACGTCGCGGTGGAGTTCGGCGAGCAGCTGCTGAGCGTCTCCGTCGAGGTCCCCGGCGAGGTGCCGTACCACCTGCAGCCCCGCCTGTTCGGCAAGATCATCCCCGACAAGTGCCGGTTCGCCGTCCTCTCCACCAAGATCGAGGTCCGGCTCGCTAAGGCGGAGCCGGGGACGACGTGGACGTCGCTGGAGTTCATCGACAAGCCCAGGTTcatcgccgcggcgccgccgagcgggagcagccccgccgccgccggcggcgcccggaGGCCGTCGTACCCGTCGTCCAAGGGCAGGAAGGACTGGGACAAGATCGAGGCCGAGGTAAAGAAGgcggagaaggaggagaagctggacggcgacgcggcggccaaCAGGTTCTTCCAGGACATCTTCAGCAACGCGGACGAGGACATGCGGCGGGCCATGACCAAGTCGTTCCAAGAGTCCAATGGCACGGTGCTGTCCACCAACTGGAAGGACGTCGGCTCCAAGAAGATCGAGCCCAGCCCGCCGGAAGGCATGGATCTGCGCAAGTGGGAGTACTGA
- the LOC117857445 gene encoding protein SUPPRESSOR OF K(+) TRANSPORT GROWTH DEFECT 1 codes for MYSNFKEQAIEYVKQAVQEDNAGNYVKAFPLYMNALEYFKTHLKYEKNPKIREAITAKFTEYLRRAEEIRAVLDEGGAGPGANGSDAAVATRPKTKGKDGDGGNGGDDSEQSKLRAGLNSAIITEKPNVKWNDVAGLESAKQALQEAVILPVKFPQFFTGKRRPWRAFLLYGPPGTGKSYLAKAVATEADSTFFSISSSDLVSKWMGESEKLVANLFQMARENAPSIIFIDEIDSLCGQRGEGNESEASRRIKTELLVQMQGVGHNDDKVLVLAATNTPYALDQAVRRRFDKRIYIPLPDMKARQHMFKVHLGDTPHSLTESDFEGLARRTDGFSGSDIAVCVKDVLFEPVRKTQDAMFFFKADGDMWMPCGPKQPGAVQTTMQELASKGLAAKILPPPISRTDFEKVLSRQRPTVSKKDLEVHERFTKEFGEEG; via the exons ATGTATAGCAACTTCAAGGAGCAGGCGATCGAGTACGTCAAGCAGGCGGTCCAGGAGGACAATGCCGGCAACTACGTCAAGGCGTTCCCGCTCTACATGAACGCGCTCGAGTACTTCAAGACCCACCTCAAGTACGAGAAGAACCCCAAGATCAGGGAGGCAATCACCGCCAAGTTCACCGAGTACCTCCGCCGCGCCGAGGAGATCCGGGCCGTCCTTGATGAGGGCGGCGCGGGACCCGGGGCCAACGGCAGCGATGCGGCCGTCGCCACGCGCCCCAAAACCAAGGGCAaggacggggacggcggcaacggcgggGACGACTCCGAGCAGTCCAAGCTGAGGGCGGGGCTCAACTCCGCCATCATCACCGAGAAGCCCAACGTCAAGTGGAACGACGTCGCCGGCCTCGAGAGCGCCAAGCAGGCGCTGCAGGAGGCCGTCATATTGCCTGTCAAGTTCCCGCAGTTCTTCACAG GCAAGCGGAGGCCTTGGAGGGCTTTTCTTTTGTATGGCCCCCCTGGAACAGGAAAGTCTTATTTGGCAAAAGCTGTCGCAACGGAAGCTGATTCAACGTTTTTCAG TATATCTTCATCAGATCTGGTTTCAAAGTGGATGGGTGAAAGTGAGAAATTAGTTGCGAACCTTTTCCAAATGGCTCGTGAGAATGCCCCTTCAATTATTTTCATCGATGAAATTGATTCTTTATGCGGTCAACGTGGAGAAGGCAATGAAAGCGAAGCTTCTAGGAGAATCAAGACTGAACTTCTTGTGCAAATGCAG GGTGTTGGCCATAATGATGATAAAGTTCTTGTTCTTGCTGCTACGAATACGCCATATGCTCTGGACCAG GCTGTGCGGCGAAGATTTGACAAGCGTATCTACATTCCGCTACCTGACATGAAAGCAAGGCAGCATATGTTCAAG GTCCATCTCGGGGACACACCCCACAGCTTAACAGAAAGTGATTTCGAGGGCTTGGCCCGTCGAACAGACGGATTTTCTGGTTCAGATATTGCTGTTTGT GTGAAGGATGTGTTATTTGAACCTGTGCGCAAAACACAGGATGCCATGTTCTTCTTTAAGGCTGACGGTGACATGTGGATGCCCTGTGGACCAAAGCAACCGGGTGCCGTCCAGACCACCATGCAGGAGCTTGCATCCAAAGGCCTTGCTGCAAAG ATTCTTCCACCACCAATCTCCAGGACGGACTTTGAGAAGGTCCTCTCCAGGCAGAGGCCAACGGTTAGCAAGAAGGACCTGGAGGTGCACGAGAGGTTCACCAAGGAGTTTGGCGAGGAGGGCTGA
- the LOC117856089 gene encoding protein root UVB sensitive 5 isoform X1, with product MSLSRYPSHPPSDLSTGPLVAPVRRSMLSAPAAGGPFRGGALTRRLRPRSSLASPPASSGGEPEKCVFYCRKERLLLVERYRDGVTKRYMSDGNSKLQIRSEKHESPVNAVEDENADSLIPQVIRDFVLPAGFPGSVTVDYLEYMLLQFPTNVTGWICNVLVTSSLLKAVGVGSFTGTSAAASAAAIRWVSKDGIGAFGRLLIGGRFGTLFDDDPKKWRMYADFIGSAGSIFELMTPLYPGYFLPLASLGNLAKAVARGFKDPSFRVIQNHFAQSGNLGEVAAKEEVWEVGAQLLGLSIGVLIMDTAGVKSSYLTLTSTWLIIRLLHLWLRYQSLSVLKFRTINLKRGRILVRSHVAQHTVPGYVVCNEEENILTWERFLHPQIFFGVPMERMLGGKGSSDKVNRLLKLYKNEKYVLFVEQFGSREPTFLVAFKEAANSMSVLRSLWQAHWLQKNWKNQDEIFSWLEDSILALEHGFTDFLEQMERAGWDQNQIILKVPKEPVLVLQHLDQEV from the exons ATGAGCCTATCCAGGTATCCGTCCCATCCACCCTCAGACCTCAGTACAGGCCCTCTCGTGGCGCCCGTACGCCGGAGCATGCTCTCCGCACCCGCCGCCGGTGGGCCCTTCCGCGGAGGAGCTCTCACCAGGAGGCTCCGTCCGCGTTCCAGCctggcgtcgccgccggcctccagcggcggcgagccTGA GAAATGTGTGTTCTACTGCAGAAAGGAGAGACTTTTGCTTGTGGAgaggtaccgggacggcgtcaCCAAGAG GTATATGTCGGATGGCAATTCTAAGCTACAAATTCGTTCGGAGAAGCATGAATCTCCGGTGAATGCAGTGGAAGATGAGAATGCAGATTCTTTGATCCCCCAGGTTATTAGGGACTTTGTACTTCCAGCAGGGTTTCCAG GGTCTGTTACGGTGGACTACCTGGAGTACATGCTATTGCAGTTCCCAACAAATGTGACAGGATGGATCTGTAATGTACTGGTTACATCAAGTCTTCTGAAG GCTGTAGGTGTGGGGTCCTTTACAGGAACTTCAGCAGCTGCATCTGCTGCTGCTATCAG ATGGGTATCAAAGGATGGCATAGGAGCCTTTGGGCGTCTTCTCATTG GTGGACGCTTTGGAACACTTTTTGATGATGACCCAAAGAAGTGGCGGATGTATGCCGATTTCATTGGAAGTGCTGGAAG CATCTTTGAGCTCATGACTCCGCTCTATCCAGGTTACTTCCTCCCACTTGCATCATTGGGGAATCTTGCGAAG GCCGTAGCAAGAGGATTTAAAGATCCTTCCTTTCGTGTGATCCAAAATCACTTTGCACAATCTGGAAATTTAGGAGAGGTTGCTGCAAAG GAGGAAGTATGGGAAGTAGGAGCTCAGCTGTTAGGCCTTTCGATCGGTGTACTTATTATG GATACAGCAGGTGTAAAGTCATCATACTTAACTCTTACTTCAACATGGCTGATTATTCGTCTTCTACATCTTTGGCTGCGCTATCAGTCCCTATCAGTTCTCAAGTTCCGCACA ATAAACCTAAAACGTGGTCGGATTCTTGTGAGATCACATGTTGCACAACATACAGTTCCTG GTTATGTTGTTTGCAATGAGGAAGAAAACATTTTAACATGGGAGAGATTCTTGCATCCACAAATTTTTTTTGGTGTGCCCATGGAAAGAATGCTTGGTGGCAAGGGATCCAGTGACAAG GTGAATAGACTATTGAAGTTGTACAAGAATGAGAAGTATGTTCTCTTTGTTGAGCAGTTTGGATCAAGAGAGCCAACATTTCTTGTTGCATTCAAG GAGGCGGCAAACAGCATGTCTGTCCTGAGAAGCCTCTGGCAGGCACATTGGCttcaaaaaaattggaaaaaccAGGATGAGATTTTCTCTTGGCTAGAGGATAGCATTCTAGCATTGGAGCATGGATTTACTGACTTCCTCGAGCAAATGGAAAGAGCTGGCTGGGATCAGAACCAAATCATTCTGAAAGTGCCAAAAGAACCTGTCTTGGTATTGCAACACCTGGACCAAGAGGTTTAA
- the LOC117856089 gene encoding protein root UVB sensitive 5 isoform X3 — protein MSLSRYPSHPPSDLSTGPLVAPVRRSMLSAPAAGGPFRGGALTRRLRPRSSLASPPASSGGEPEKCVFYCRKERLLLVERYRDGVTKRYMSDGNSKLQIRSEKHESPVNAVEDENADSLIPQVIRDFVLPAGFPGSVTVDYLEYMLLQFPTNVTGWICNVLVTSSLLKIGTGCRCGVLYRNFSSCICCCYQVDALEHFLMMTQRSGGCMPISLEVLEGYFLPLASLGNLAKAVARGFKDPSFRVIQNHFAQSGNLGEVAAKEEVWEVGAQLLGLSIGVLIMDTAGVKSSYLTLTSTWLIIRLLHLWLRYQSLSVLKFRTINLKRGRILVRSHVAQHTVPGYVVCNEEENILTWERFLHPQIFFGVPMERMLGGKGSSDKVNRLLKLYKNEKYVLFVEQFGSREPTFLVAFKEAANSMSVLRSLWQAHWLQKNWKNQDEIFSWLEDSILALEHGFTDFLEQMERAGWDQNQIILKVPKEPVLVLQHLDQEV, from the exons ATGAGCCTATCCAGGTATCCGTCCCATCCACCCTCAGACCTCAGTACAGGCCCTCTCGTGGCGCCCGTACGCCGGAGCATGCTCTCCGCACCCGCCGCCGGTGGGCCCTTCCGCGGAGGAGCTCTCACCAGGAGGCTCCGTCCGCGTTCCAGCctggcgtcgccgccggcctccagcggcggcgagccTGA GAAATGTGTGTTCTACTGCAGAAAGGAGAGACTTTTGCTTGTGGAgaggtaccgggacggcgtcaCCAAGAG GTATATGTCGGATGGCAATTCTAAGCTACAAATTCGTTCGGAGAAGCATGAATCTCCGGTGAATGCAGTGGAAGATGAGAATGCAGATTCTTTGATCCCCCAGGTTATTAGGGACTTTGTACTTCCAGCAGGGTTTCCAG GGTCTGTTACGGTGGACTACCTGGAGTACATGCTATTGCAGTTCCCAACAAATGTGACAGGATGGATCTGTAATGTACTGGTTACATCAAGTCTTCTGAAG ATTGGTACAGGCTGTAGGTGTGGGGTCCTTTACAGGAACTTCAGCAGCTGCATCTGCTGCTGCTATCAG GTGGACGCTTTGGAACACTTTTTGATGATGACCCAAAGAAGTGGCGGATGTATGCCGATTTCATTGGAAGTGCTGGAAG GTTACTTCCTCCCACTTGCATCATTGGGGAATCTTGCGAAG GCCGTAGCAAGAGGATTTAAAGATCCTTCCTTTCGTGTGATCCAAAATCACTTTGCACAATCTGGAAATTTAGGAGAGGTTGCTGCAAAG GAGGAAGTATGGGAAGTAGGAGCTCAGCTGTTAGGCCTTTCGATCGGTGTACTTATTATG GATACAGCAGGTGTAAAGTCATCATACTTAACTCTTACTTCAACATGGCTGATTATTCGTCTTCTACATCTTTGGCTGCGCTATCAGTCCCTATCAGTTCTCAAGTTCCGCACA ATAAACCTAAAACGTGGTCGGATTCTTGTGAGATCACATGTTGCACAACATACAGTTCCTG GTTATGTTGTTTGCAATGAGGAAGAAAACATTTTAACATGGGAGAGATTCTTGCATCCACAAATTTTTTTTGGTGTGCCCATGGAAAGAATGCTTGGTGGCAAGGGATCCAGTGACAAG GTGAATAGACTATTGAAGTTGTACAAGAATGAGAAGTATGTTCTCTTTGTTGAGCAGTTTGGATCAAGAGAGCCAACATTTCTTGTTGCATTCAAG GAGGCGGCAAACAGCATGTCTGTCCTGAGAAGCCTCTGGCAGGCACATTGGCttcaaaaaaattggaaaaaccAGGATGAGATTTTCTCTTGGCTAGAGGATAGCATTCTAGCATTGGAGCATGGATTTACTGACTTCCTCGAGCAAATGGAAAGAGCTGGCTGGGATCAGAACCAAATCATTCTGAAAGTGCCAAAAGAACCTGTCTTGGTATTGCAACACCTGGACCAAGAGGTTTAA
- the LOC117856089 gene encoding protein root UVB sensitive 5 isoform X4 — MSLSRYPSHPPSDLSTGPLVAPVRRSMLSAPAAGGPFRGGALTRRLRPRSSLASPPASSGGEPEKCVFYCRKERLLLVERYRDGVTKRYMSDGNSKLQIRSEKHESPVNAVEDENADSLIPQVIRDFVLPAGFPGSVTVDYLEYMLLQFPTNVTGWICNVLVTSSLLKVDALEHFLMMTQRSGGCMPISLEVLEGYFLPLASLGNLAKAVARGFKDPSFRVIQNHFAQSGNLGEVAAKEEVWEVGAQLLGLSIGVLIMDTAGVKSSYLTLTSTWLIIRLLHLWLRYQSLSVLKFRTINLKRGRILVRSHVAQHTVPGYVVCNEEENILTWERFLHPQIFFGVPMERMLGGKGSSDKVNRLLKLYKNEKYVLFVEQFGSREPTFLVAFKEAANSMSVLRSLWQAHWLQKNWKNQDEIFSWLEDSILALEHGFTDFLEQMERAGWDQNQIILKVPKEPVLVLQHLDQEV, encoded by the exons ATGAGCCTATCCAGGTATCCGTCCCATCCACCCTCAGACCTCAGTACAGGCCCTCTCGTGGCGCCCGTACGCCGGAGCATGCTCTCCGCACCCGCCGCCGGTGGGCCCTTCCGCGGAGGAGCTCTCACCAGGAGGCTCCGTCCGCGTTCCAGCctggcgtcgccgccggcctccagcggcggcgagccTGA GAAATGTGTGTTCTACTGCAGAAAGGAGAGACTTTTGCTTGTGGAgaggtaccgggacggcgtcaCCAAGAG GTATATGTCGGATGGCAATTCTAAGCTACAAATTCGTTCGGAGAAGCATGAATCTCCGGTGAATGCAGTGGAAGATGAGAATGCAGATTCTTTGATCCCCCAGGTTATTAGGGACTTTGTACTTCCAGCAGGGTTTCCAG GGTCTGTTACGGTGGACTACCTGGAGTACATGCTATTGCAGTTCCCAACAAATGTGACAGGATGGATCTGTAATGTACTGGTTACATCAAGTCTTCTGAAG GTGGACGCTTTGGAACACTTTTTGATGATGACCCAAAGAAGTGGCGGATGTATGCCGATTTCATTGGAAGTGCTGGAAG GTTACTTCCTCCCACTTGCATCATTGGGGAATCTTGCGAAG GCCGTAGCAAGAGGATTTAAAGATCCTTCCTTTCGTGTGATCCAAAATCACTTTGCACAATCTGGAAATTTAGGAGAGGTTGCTGCAAAG GAGGAAGTATGGGAAGTAGGAGCTCAGCTGTTAGGCCTTTCGATCGGTGTACTTATTATG GATACAGCAGGTGTAAAGTCATCATACTTAACTCTTACTTCAACATGGCTGATTATTCGTCTTCTACATCTTTGGCTGCGCTATCAGTCCCTATCAGTTCTCAAGTTCCGCACA ATAAACCTAAAACGTGGTCGGATTCTTGTGAGATCACATGTTGCACAACATACAGTTCCTG GTTATGTTGTTTGCAATGAGGAAGAAAACATTTTAACATGGGAGAGATTCTTGCATCCACAAATTTTTTTTGGTGTGCCCATGGAAAGAATGCTTGGTGGCAAGGGATCCAGTGACAAG GTGAATAGACTATTGAAGTTGTACAAGAATGAGAAGTATGTTCTCTTTGTTGAGCAGTTTGGATCAAGAGAGCCAACATTTCTTGTTGCATTCAAG GAGGCGGCAAACAGCATGTCTGTCCTGAGAAGCCTCTGGCAGGCACATTGGCttcaaaaaaattggaaaaaccAGGATGAGATTTTCTCTTGGCTAGAGGATAGCATTCTAGCATTGGAGCATGGATTTACTGACTTCCTCGAGCAAATGGAAAGAGCTGGCTGGGATCAGAACCAAATCATTCTGAAAGTGCCAAAAGAACCTGTCTTGGTATTGCAACACCTGGACCAAGAGGTTTAA
- the LOC117856088 gene encoding DNA damage-binding protein 2, translating to MGPTTRTQFVYNRRRRRRSGGRRAVEEASDEEEQRQDTSSSSSDDEGDEEEEAEASGEEVDDDDVEEVEEEAAAAEPAAKERPEKRGGRKGPITISLKKVCKVCKRTGHEAGFKGAVYIDCPMKPCFLCKMPGHTTLTCPHRVAMEHGVIPAPRRNTNTSLDYVFQSQVKGKISMVKPKFLIPNQLECGNIKFHQRRVTCLEFHPTKNNVLLSGDKKGLLGIWDYVKLHEKITYDSVHSCILNSMKIDTSNDGILYTASSDGTISCTDLDTGIGSSLLNLNPNGWNGPSSWRMIYGMDLNTDKGLLLVADNFGFLYFLDRRSKTRIGHPTLIHKKGSKVTSLHCNPARPEVLLSSGNDHYARIWDTRKLEANSPLASLAHGRVVNSGYFSPQSGNKILTTCQDNRIRVWDYIFGDLQSPSREIVHSHDFNRHLTPFKAEWDPKDYTETVAVIGRYISENYNGVALHPIDFIDTSSGKLLAEVMDPDITTISPVNKLHPQDDILATGSSRSIFIWKPKIEDEFTEERTKQKAKEYVYGSGSRKKSNGKPDNSSDDDSDGDSGRKNKKAKKTRFTHTAKGKGKSKV from the exons ATGGGCCCCACAACCCGCACCCAGTTCGTctacaaccgccgccgccgccgccgcagcggcgggcggcgcgccgtcgAGGAGGCCTCCGACGAAGAGGAGCAGCGGCAAGacacctcctcctcatcctccgaCGACGAAGgagacgaggaagaagaagcggaagcGTCCGGAGAAGAAGTCGATGACGACGAcgtggaggaggtcgaagaggaggcggcggctgccgaGCCCGCGGCTAAGGAGCGTCCCGAGAAGAGGGGCGGGAGGAAGGGCCCGATCACCATCAGCCTCAAGAAAGTGTGCAAG GTGTGCAAAAGGACAGGGCACGAGGCAGGGTTCAAGGGGGCCGTGTACATCGACTGCCCCATGAAGCCTTGCTTCCTATGCAAAATGCCAG GTCATACAACTTTGACTTGCCCACATAGAGTAGCAATGGAGCATGGAGTTATCCCAGCCCCTAGAAGGAATACAAACACTTCATTAGATTATGTCTTTCAGAGCCAAGTCAAGGGCAAGATTTCCATG GTTAAGCCCAAGTTTCTGATACCCAATCAACTAGAGTGTGGAAACATAAAATTTCATCAGAGACGTGTGACTTGCTTGGAATTTCATCCAACTAAGAACAATGTTCTTTTATCAGGAGATAAG AAAGGGCTTCTGGGTATTTGGGATTATGTTAAGTTGCACGAGAAGATTACATATGATTCTGTGCACTCCTGCATTCTGAACAGTATGAA GATTGATACCTCCAACGATGGAATACTATATACAGCTTCCTCTGATGGTACTATCAGTTGCACAGACTTGGATACTGGCATTGGCTCCTCCTTGTTAAATCTCAACCCGAATGGTTGGAAT GGTCCAAGCTCTTGGCGCATGATATATGGGATGGACTTAAACACTGACAAAGGTCTTCTTTTGGTGGCAGATAACTTTGGTTTTCTTTACTT CCTGGATAGACGATCAAAGACTAGAATTGGGCATCCAACTCTTATACATAAAAAGGGTAGCAAGGTAACCAGCCTTCATTGCAACCCTGCACGACCTGAAGTTCTTCTGAGCAGTGGGAATGATCACTAT GCCCGTATTTGGGATACAAGGAAGCTTGAAGCGAACTCGCCCCTTGCCAGCCTTGCTCATGGACGGGTGGTTAATTCAGGTTATTTTTCTCCACAAAGTGGGAATAAGATCTTGACAACATGTCAGGACAACCGTATTCGTGTATGGGACTATATTTTCGGTGATCTTCAATCCCCAAGTAGAGAAATTGTGCACAGTCATGATTTCAATCGTCACCTGACACCCTTCAAAGCTGAGTGGGATCCAAAG GATTACACAGAAACAGTTGCAGTCATTGGCCGTTACATAAGTGAGAACTACAACGGTGTTGCTCTGCATCCCATCGATTTCATAGATACCAGTTCTGGGAAGCTTCTGGCTGAGGTGATGGACCCTGACATAACAACAATCAGCCCAGTGAACAAGCTACACCCGCAAGATGACATCCTGGCAACAGGAAGCTCAAG GTCCATTTTCATTTGGAAACCAAAGATTGAAGATGAATTTACAGAAGAAAGGACCAAACAGAAGGCCAAGGAATATGTATATGGATCAGGTTCCCGGAAGAAATCAAATGGCAAGCCTGACAATAGTAGTGATGACGACTCAGATGGCGATTCTGGCAGAAAGAACAAGAAAGCAAAGAAGACTCGTTTCACTCACACcgcaaaaggaaaaggcaaaTCCAAAGTCTGA